From a region of the Arachis duranensis cultivar V14167 unplaced genomic scaffold, aradu.V14167.gnm2.J7QH unplaced_Scaffold_85290, whole genome shotgun sequence genome:
- the LOC107478248 gene encoding uncharacterized protein LOC107478248, producing the protein MPGAPKKKRRKGVDEGPVGDKKQKITKMKKVYKEGSCRHCGGKDHDKRNCAKKKADDEAAAVAAAAASEANTESQQQPLPAAPEVPDEGNATEIEVGMSQPMVSENENEESHQVNHPQARPPKLPKKRRQPPPPATASIPPAATGAPPPIVTNAPPSATIPISNTPPPTSACIDPMVGASAATASRLRNVMRFVPTPGFKPPRKFNK; encoded by the coding sequence ATGCCAGGGGCAcctaagaagaaaagaagaaagggagtTGATGAAGGCCCGGTTGGAGACAAGAAGCAGAAGATCACCAAGATGAAGAAGGTATATAAAGAGGGTTCATGCCGTCATTGTGGTGGCAAGGATCACGACAAGAGAAATTGTGCTAAGAAGAAGGCTGACGACGAGGCTGCAGCTGTGGCAGCTGCTGCTGCTAGTGAAGCTAATACAGAAAGTCAACAACAACCTCTCCCTGCTGCACCTGAAGTCCCAGATGAGGGCAATGCTACTGAGATTGAGGTTGGCATGAGTCAACCAATGGTGtcagaaaatgaaaatgaagaatCCCACCAGGTAAATCATCCCCAGGCAAGGCCACCAAAGCTCCCTAAAAAAAGAAGACAACCTCCACCACCTGCAACAGCTTCAATTCCTCCAGCAGCAACCGGTGCTCCTCCACCAATTGTTACAAATGCTCCTCCATCAGCCACTATTCCAATTTCAAATACTCCACCTCCGACAAGTGCATGTATCGATCCAATGGTTGGTGCATCAGCAGCTACAGCTTCAAGGTTGCGTAACGTCATGCGTTTTGTTCCAACTCCGGGGTTCAAACCACcaagaaaattcaacaaatgA